One Salmo trutta chromosome 19, fSalTru1.1, whole genome shotgun sequence genomic window carries:
- the LOC115154278 gene encoding cytochrome c oxidase subunit 7B2, mitochondrial, with translation MLRFAKAALNVSGQGACHVRLSSTHAPEFHAKYSTGLMVGGFAFCVSVWGFVLTQTGITWNLSPVGKVQPKPWREAEE, from the exons ATGCTTCGGTTTGCTAAAGCAGCTCTGAACGTCTCCG GACAAGGTGCCTGTCATGTGAGGCTCAGTTCGACACATGCCCCCGAATTCCATGCCAAGTATAGCACTGGCCTGATGGTCGGAGGATTCGcgttctgtgtgtctgtctggggatTT GTACTAACACAAACTGGCATCACATGGAATCTGTCTCCAGTTGGGAAGGTCCAACCCAAACCATGGAGGGAGGCGGAAGAATAA